One window of the Pyrus communis chromosome 17, drPyrComm1.1, whole genome shotgun sequence genome contains the following:
- the LOC137723664 gene encoding shikimate O-hydroxycinnamoyltransferase-like, whose protein sequence is MTEKVMKVSVRDSTMVKPVEKMPPRALWLSNLDRLCRVNHTPSVHFYKPDQNCMSNFFDPAVLKHALSKALVLFYPLAGRLKQNGGRLEIDCNAEGVLFVVAETTSVDLDYLGDFAPTDEFSNLIPSVDSSVGLSSYPLLVLQVTHFKCGGVAVGVGMSHCVADGVSGFHFMNTWSEMARGNLDDLTNIPPYIDRTLLRAQDLPQPNVEYQPFATLKKPLCGTKEGGVESTTVSMFRLTRDQLNILKAKSKEDGNTINYSTYEILAGHVWKCASKARELPVDQKTNLRVVVEGRSRLQSPLPLGFFGNVIVPATIISTVGDLQSKPTWYASSCIHNAISQINDNYFRSAIDFLELQPDISALAVTADSLRSPNLGITSWVRLSSYDADFGWGRPIFVGPCGIPFEGKAFVLGSATNDGSLSVVIRLQSEHMKSFSKLFYDI, encoded by the exons ATGACGGAGAAGGTCATGAAGGTGAGCGTGAGGGATTCAACGATGGTGAAGCCGGTGGAGAAGATGCCTCCGAGAGCATTGTGGTTGTCCAACTTGGACCGGCTGTGTCGTGTCAATCACACGCCGAGCGTCCACTTCTACAAGCCTGATCAAAACTGTATGTCAAACTTCTTCGACCCGGCGGTGCTAAAGCACGCGCTATCCAAGGCCCTCGTGCTCTTCTACCCCTTGGCTGGCCGTCTCAAGCAAAACGGGGGCCGTTTGGAGATCGATTGCAATGCAGAGGGCGTGCTGTTTGTTGTGGCGGAGACCACCTCTGTTGACCTTGACTACTTAGGCGACTTTGCACCCACTGACGAGTTCAGCAACCTCATTCCCTCTGTTGATAGTTCCGTTGGCCTTTCCTCTTATCCCCTCCTGGTGTTGCAG GTCACACACTTCAAATGCGGTGGAGTGGCAGTTGGTGTTGGTATGTCACATTGCGTAGCTGATGGAGTTTCTGGTTTCCACTTTATGAATACATGGTCGGAAATGGCTCGTGGTAATCTTGATGACCTTACAAATATTCCACCATACATAGACAGGACATTACTTCGTGCCCAAGACCTGCCTCAGCCTAACGTTGAGTACCAACCTTTTGCAACCCTAAAAAAACCTCTCTGCGGCACAAAAGAAGGTGGTGTTGAGAGCACAACAGTCTCAATGTTCAGATTGACGAGGGACCAACTCAATATCTTGAAAGCCAAGTCTAAGGAAGATGGGAACACGATCAACTATAGCACATATGAGATATTAGCAGGTCATGTTTGGAAATGTGCATCCAAGGCACGTGAACTTCCCGTTGATCAAAAGACCAACCTACGTGTTGTTGTTGAGGGACGTTCCCGACTGCAATCCCCACTCCCACTTGGTTTCTTTGGCAATGTGATTGTCCCAGCTACCATTATTTCCACGGTGGGGGATCTCCAATCAAAACCAACATGGTATGCTTCAAGTTGTATTCACAATGCTATATCGCAGATTAACGACAATTATTTTAGATCAGCAATTGACTTCCTTGAGCTTCAGCCTGATATTTCAGCCCTTGCTGTCACGGCTGATTCTCTTAGGTCCCCTAATCTTGGAATAACTAGTTGGGTTAGGTTGTCATCTTACGACGCTGATTTCGGATGGGGTCGACCTATTTTTGTGGGACCTTGCGGAATTCCATTTGAGGGAAAGGCTTTCGTATTAGGAAGTGCAACTAACGATGGGAGTTTATCAGTCGTCATTCGTCTGCAATCCGAGCATATGAAATCATTTTCAAAGTTGTTCTATGACATATAA
- the LOC137723088 gene encoding shikimate O-hydroxycinnamoyltransferase-like: MRVCICIYKSCFHLQQNNQSNIFDPKFNNKNIRPKKKVLRSYKERMAEKVMKVSVRDSTMVKPVEEMPPRALWLSNLDLVRRVNHMPSVYFYKPDQNCRSNFFDPAVLKHALSKALVLFYPLAGRLKQNGGRLEIDCNAEGVLFVVAETTSVDLDYLGDFAPTDEFSNLIPSVDSSVGLSSYPLLVLQVTYFKCGGVAVGVGMSHCVADGVSGFHFINTWSEMGRGNLDDLTNIPPYIDRTLLRAQDPPQPNVEYQTFATPKKPLCSTKDGGVESTTVSMFRLTRDQLSILKAKSKEDGNTVNYSTFEILAGHVWKCASKARELPVDQKTNLYGVVEGRSRLQPPLPLGFFGNVIVNATIISTVGDLQSKPTWYASSCIRNAISQINGNYFRSAIDFLELQPDLSALVVGADSRRSPNIGINSWVRLPSYDADFGWGRPIFVGPCGIPFEGTAFVLGSATNDGSLSVAICLQSKHMKSFSKLFYDI, translated from the exons ATgcgtgtatgtatatgtatatataaaagcTGCTTCCATTTGCAGCAAAACAATCAATCAAATATATTTGATCCCAAATTTAATAACAAGAacattcgaccaaaaaaaaaggtcCTGCGTTCTTACAAAGAAAGGATGGCGGAGAAGGTCATGAAGGTGAGCGTGAGGGATTCAACGATGGTGAAGCCGGTGGAGGAGATGCCTCCGAGAGCATTGTGGTTGTCCAACTTGGACCTGGTGCGTCGTGTCAATCACATGCCGAGCGTCTACTTCTACAAGCCTGATCAAAACTGTAGGTCAAACTTCTTCGACCCGGCGGTGCTAAAGCACGCGCTATCCAAGGCCCTCGTGCTCTTCTACCCCTTGGCTGGCCGTCTCAAGCAAAACGGGGGCCGTTTGGAGATCGATTGCAATGCGGAGGGCGTGCTGTTTGTTGTGGCGGAGACCACCTCTGTTGACCTTGATTACTTAGGCGACTTTGCACCCACTGACGAGTTCAGCAACCTCATTCCCTCTGTTGATAGTTCCGTTGGCCTTTCCTCTTATCCCCTCCTGGTGTTGCAG GTCACATACTTCAAATGCGGTGGAGTGGCAGTTGGTGTTGGTATGTCACATTGCGTAGCTGATGGAGTTTCTGGTTTCCACTTTATAAATACATGGTCGGAAATGGGTCGTGGTAATCTTGATGACCTTACAAATATTCCGCCATACATAGACAGGACATTACTTCGTGCCCAAGACCCGCCTCAGCCTAACGTTGAGTACCAAACTTTTGCAACCCCAAAAAAACCTCTCTGCAGCACAAAAGACGGTGGTGTTGAGAGCACAACAGTCTCAATGTTCAGATTGACGAGGGACCAACTCAGTATCTTGAAAGCCAAGTCTAAGGAAGATGGGAACACGGTCAACTATAGCACATTTGAGATATTAGCAGGTCATGTTTGGAAATGTGCATCCAAGGCACGTGAACTTCCCGTCGATCAAAAGACCAACCTATATGGTGTTGTTGAGGGACGTTCCCGACTGCAACCCCCACTCCCACTTGGTTTCTTTGGCAATGTGATTGTCAATGCTACCATTATTTCCACGGTGGGGGATCTCCAATCAAAACCAACATGGTATGCTTCAAGTTGTATTCGCAATGCTATATCGCAGATTAACGGCAATTATTTTAGATCAGCAATTGACTTCCTTGAGCTTCAGCCTGATCTTTCAGCCCTTGTTGTCGGGGCTGATTCTCGTAGGTCCCCTAATATTGGAATAAATAGTTGGGTTAGGTTGCCATCTTACGACGCTGATTTCGGATGGGGTCGACCTATTTTTGTGGGACCTTGTGGAATTCCATTTGAGGGGACGGCTTTCGTATTAGGAAGTGCAACTAATGATGGGAGTTTATCAGTCGCCATTTGTCTGCAATCCAAGCATATGAAATCATTTTCAAAGTTGTTCTATGACATATAA